In Nocardioides cavernae, a single genomic region encodes these proteins:
- a CDS encoding calcium/sodium antiporter: MSSVLLVVAGLVVLLAGAEVLVRGGTGLAAWFGVSPMLVGLTVVSLGTSVPELAVGIDAAISGSPGLAVGNIVGTNLVNILFILGLSALLVPVVLQSRTLRFDLPAMTAAAVALFLLSLDGALDRVDGCVLLLGATVYTVLLVARERQQRGGEPPPRTPDGPGVGAAVVRLVIGIVAVVVGAELLVEGAVAGAASLGVSDAVTGLTVVAIGTSAPELVTTLMATLRRDRDLALGNLVGSSTYNIAFVLGLTAVVAPDGLPIPDEVLASDLVLLLAAALATLPVFVTGARISRAEGALFVAAYVGYVTWLIAVRA, encoded by the coding sequence ATGTCGAGCGTCCTGCTGGTCGTCGCCGGGCTGGTCGTGCTGCTGGCCGGCGCCGAGGTGCTGGTCCGGGGCGGCACGGGGCTGGCTGCCTGGTTCGGTGTCTCGCCGATGCTCGTCGGGCTGACCGTCGTGTCGCTCGGCACCAGCGTGCCGGAGCTGGCGGTCGGCATCGACGCCGCCATCAGTGGGAGCCCGGGGCTGGCGGTCGGCAACATCGTCGGCACGAACCTCGTCAACATCCTCTTCATCCTCGGTCTGAGCGCGCTCCTGGTCCCGGTGGTGCTCCAGTCCCGGACGCTGCGCTTCGACCTGCCGGCCATGACAGCAGCGGCCGTGGCCCTGTTCCTGCTCTCGCTCGACGGCGCGCTCGACCGGGTCGACGGGTGCGTGCTCCTCCTCGGAGCCACGGTCTACACGGTCCTGCTGGTGGCGCGCGAACGGCAGCAACGCGGGGGAGAGCCGCCTCCTCGGACGCCGGATGGTCCGGGCGTCGGTGCGGCGGTCGTCCGGCTGGTGATCGGGATCGTGGCGGTCGTGGTGGGGGCGGAGCTGCTGGTCGAGGGCGCGGTGGCGGGGGCCGCGTCGCTCGGCGTGAGCGACGCCGTCACCGGCCTGACCGTGGTGGCGATCGGCACCTCGGCTCCGGAGCTGGTGACCACGTTGATGGCCACGCTGCGTCGCGACCGGGACCTCGCACTCGGCAACCTCGTCGGCTCCAGCACCTACAACATCGCGTTCGTCCTCGGTCTCACCGCTGTCGTCGCTCCGGACGGACTGCCGATCCCGGACGAGGTGCTCGCCTCGGACCTCGTGCTCCTCCTGGCGGCGGCCCTCGCGACGCTGCCCGTCTTCGTGACGGGCGCTCGGATCAGCAGGGCCGAGGGGGCCTTGTTCGTGGCCGCGTACGTCGGCTACGTGACGTGGCTGATCGCCGTGCGCGCCTGA
- a CDS encoding alpha/beta hydrolase — protein MPLVPLQADILGPDFRVETISLPPDPEGPVVATLVTLAPEHPNGRAVLHVHGFADYFFHTEYARWWADRGYAFYALDLRKYGRSLRDHQTPHYVADLGEYFAEIDLAWWRITQRDGHRDVIASGHSTGGLTVPLWAKERRPAELTAMVLNSPWFDMQGAAWLRSPATRLAIERLGTSRPMQEIPRRISNVYGRSLHHEHAGEWDYDLAWKPLDSRPIYVGWLRAVRRGHALLHAGLDIDSPTLVLSSARSWFGEQTEETAATHDIVLDVEQIRRWASSVGTHVTSIAVEGAIHDVVLSRPAVRAQAYDVLGTWLEAWVEKVPEPATGDGS, from the coding sequence ATGCCTCTGGTCCCGCTGCAGGCCGACATCCTCGGACCTGACTTCCGGGTGGAGACGATCTCCCTCCCGCCCGACCCCGAGGGCCCCGTCGTCGCGACGCTCGTGACGCTGGCCCCCGAGCACCCCAACGGACGTGCCGTGCTGCACGTGCACGGGTTCGCCGACTACTTCTTCCACACCGAGTACGCCAGGTGGTGGGCGGACCGGGGCTACGCGTTCTACGCCCTCGACCTCCGCAAGTACGGCCGGTCGCTGCGGGACCACCAGACGCCGCACTACGTCGCCGACCTCGGTGAGTACTTCGCGGAGATCGACCTGGCGTGGTGGCGGATCACCCAGCGCGACGGGCACCGCGACGTCATCGCCTCGGGCCACTCGACCGGGGGCCTGACGGTCCCGCTCTGGGCGAAGGAGCGCCGGCCGGCCGAGCTGACGGCGATGGTGCTCAACTCCCCGTGGTTCGACATGCAGGGCGCCGCGTGGCTGCGCAGCCCCGCGACGCGGCTGGCGATCGAGCGGCTCGGCACCAGCCGACCGATGCAGGAGATCCCGCGCCGGATCAGCAACGTCTACGGCCGCTCGCTGCACCACGAGCACGCCGGCGAGTGGGACTACGACCTCGCCTGGAAGCCGCTGGACTCGCGCCCGATCTACGTCGGGTGGCTGCGCGCCGTACGACGTGGCCACGCGCTCCTGCACGCCGGGCTCGACATCGACTCCCCCACCCTCGTGCTGTCCTCCGCGCGGTCGTGGTTCGGCGAGCAGACCGAGGAGACCGCTGCCACGCACGACATCGTGCTCGACGTCGAGCAGATCCGCCGCTGGGCCTCGTCGGTCGGCACCCACGTCACCTCGATCGCGGTCGAGGGCGCGATCCACGACGTCGTCCTCTCCCGACCCGCCGTGCGCGCCCAGGCGTACGACGTCCTCGGCACCTGGCTCGAGGCATGGGTGGAGAAGGTGCCGGAGCCGGCGACGGGTGATGGCTCCTAG
- a CDS encoding PP2C family protein-serine/threonine phosphatase: MSSAVGTVIRGVTSYVQQRVQGWRTGSRGSQAFLLLVFVALVGAAVGIGELAQVVVPVSLWFLVLMLGLMLLRFVPLLLLTVVLGAAAYWTSVQTGFATPSREAALLTLAVGVLLAIYQSSRQRSGLPMALSEAVLTQLRDRLQRQGVVPPLPNGWRSESATITANGPSYAGDFLVADLREGRWLEMALVDVCGKGTSVGPQALQFAGALGGLIGALPPAELMAAANHFLLRQESDESLATAVHLKIDLVTGDYTITSAGHPPALHWHLSQRGWAIDNARGMALGVIDDAEFTPSRGRLRPGEALMFYTDGVIESADRDLDAGIDWLRHAALQAVETRGFTGMPKRVLKKVPRGDDDRALLVLERQPLTSPELDSDRARSLGV, from the coding sequence GTGTCGAGTGCTGTGGGGACGGTGATTCGCGGCGTCACGTCGTACGTCCAGCAGCGCGTCCAGGGCTGGCGCACCGGCTCACGAGGCAGCCAGGCGTTCCTCCTGCTGGTGTTCGTCGCCCTCGTCGGCGCGGCCGTGGGTATCGGCGAGCTGGCCCAGGTCGTCGTCCCGGTGTCCCTGTGGTTCCTCGTCCTCATGCTCGGCCTGATGCTGCTGCGGTTCGTGCCGCTGCTCCTGCTCACCGTGGTGCTGGGGGCCGCCGCCTACTGGACGTCGGTCCAGACCGGCTTCGCCACCCCGAGCCGCGAGGCGGCACTGCTCACCCTCGCCGTCGGCGTGCTGCTCGCGATCTACCAGTCGAGCCGCCAGCGGTCGGGCCTGCCGATGGCGCTGAGCGAGGCGGTGCTGACCCAGCTCCGTGACCGGCTGCAGCGCCAGGGCGTGGTCCCGCCGCTGCCCAACGGCTGGCGCTCCGAGTCCGCCACGATCACGGCCAACGGCCCCAGCTATGCCGGCGACTTCCTCGTCGCCGACCTGCGCGAGGGGCGGTGGCTGGAGATGGCGCTCGTCGACGTGTGCGGCAAGGGCACCTCCGTCGGCCCGCAGGCGCTGCAGTTCGCCGGCGCGCTCGGCGGCCTGATCGGCGCCCTGCCTCCGGCCGAGCTGATGGCGGCGGCCAACCACTTCCTGCTGCGCCAGGAGTCCGACGAGTCGCTGGCGACGGCCGTGCACCTCAAGATCGACCTGGTCACCGGCGACTACACGATCACCAGCGCCGGACACCCGCCGGCGCTGCACTGGCACCTGAGCCAGCGGGGATGGGCCATCGACAACGCGCGGGGCATGGCGCTCGGCGTGATCGACGACGCCGAGTTCACCCCGAGCCGCGGGCGGCTGCGCCCCGGTGAGGCGCTGATGTTCTACACCGACGGCGTCATCGAGTCCGCGGACCGCGACCTCGACGCGGGCATCGACTGGCTGCGGCACGCCGCCCTCCAGGCCGTCGAGACCCGCGGCTTCACCGGCATGCCGAAGCGCGTGCTCAAGAAGGTGCCTCGTGGGGACGACGACCGCGCCCTGCTCGTGCTGGAGCGGCAGCCGCTCACGTCGCCCGAGCTCGACTCGGACCGGGCCCGCAGCCTCGGTGTCTGA
- a CDS encoding ABC transporter ATP-binding protein, whose protein sequence is MSVTEPLIDVRDLERTFDVRRRVEGRRRRVRDSVLAVHDLTFSVDAGEMVGYIGPNGAGKSTTIKMLTGILVPTGGQVRVAGLDPSRDRLELARRIGVVFGQRSTLWWDLPLRDSFDLLQKMYRITPARYRDNLDRFVDLLDLGDQLDTPVRQLSLGQRMRGDITAALLHDPEVLYLDEPTIGLDVVSKGRLREFLRALNDERGTTLVLTTHDLQDIEALCDRVIVIDHGTSVFDGPLAGLHEQGGSTRTLVVDLVDEAPPIEVPGAVVRRVEGPRQWLSFPAEASAAPVVAAVAASYDVADLSIQEPDIEDVIRELYSRGA, encoded by the coding sequence ATGTCCGTCACGGAGCCACTCATCGACGTGCGCGACCTCGAGCGCACCTTCGACGTACGCCGCCGGGTGGAGGGGCGCCGCCGCCGGGTCCGCGACTCGGTGCTGGCCGTGCACGACCTGACGTTCTCCGTCGATGCCGGTGAGATGGTCGGCTACATCGGGCCGAACGGTGCCGGGAAGTCGACCACCATCAAGATGCTGACCGGGATCCTCGTGCCGACCGGCGGGCAGGTGCGGGTGGCCGGCCTGGACCCGAGCCGCGACCGCCTCGAGCTCGCGCGTCGCATCGGGGTGGTCTTCGGCCAGCGGTCGACGCTGTGGTGGGACCTCCCGCTACGCGACTCGTTCGACCTGCTCCAGAAGATGTACCGGATCACGCCGGCGCGCTACCGCGACAACCTGGACCGGTTCGTCGACCTGCTCGACCTCGGCGACCAGCTCGACACCCCGGTGCGTCAGCTCAGCCTCGGCCAGCGGATGCGCGGCGACATCACCGCGGCGCTGCTGCACGACCCCGAGGTGCTCTACCTCGACGAGCCGACGATCGGCCTGGACGTGGTGAGCAAGGGCCGCCTGCGCGAGTTCCTCCGCGCGCTCAACGACGAGCGCGGCACCACCCTCGTCCTCACGACCCACGACCTGCAGGACATCGAGGCGTTGTGCGACCGGGTGATCGTGATCGACCACGGCACGTCGGTCTTCGACGGCCCGCTGGCCGGGCTGCACGAGCAGGGCGGCTCGACCCGCACCCTGGTGGTGGACCTGGTCGACGAGGCGCCGCCCATCGAGGTGCCCGGTGCGGTGGTGCGACGTGTCGAGGGACCGCGCCAGTGGCTGTCGTTCCCGGCCGAGGCGAGCGCCGCGCCGGTCGTGGCGGCCGTCGCAGCGTCGTACGACGTCGCGGACCTCTCGATCCAGGAGCCCGACATCGAGGACGTCATCCGCGAGCTCTACTCGCGGGGTGCCTGA
- a CDS encoding ABC transporter permease — translation MAESAAALHLRSYLQIAWLWIRAAWQYPTSFVLLAVGNGLITALDFVGLWIMFAHLDDLAGFTLPEVALLYGSASLALAVADTAIGSVERIGSYIRTGRLDQMMTKPVPLLVQVCADQFTLRRLGRLTQATIVFGWACTYVDWTPARVLVAVSMLVSGGLVFFGLFVGFSCVQFWTTDATEFANAFTYGGATVTQYPLNIFPREVLVGLTFVIPVAFVNWYPCLFLLGRSDPTGMPEAFQFASPVAGVLTMAAALLVWRSGVRHYTSTGS, via the coding sequence GTGGCTGAGTCGGCGGCGGCGCTGCACCTGCGCTCCTACCTGCAGATCGCGTGGCTGTGGATCCGCGCGGCGTGGCAGTACCCCACCTCGTTCGTGCTGCTCGCCGTGGGCAACGGGCTGATCACCGCTCTCGACTTCGTCGGCCTGTGGATCATGTTCGCCCACCTCGACGACCTCGCGGGCTTCACGCTCCCCGAGGTGGCGCTGCTCTACGGCAGCGCCTCGCTCGCGCTGGCCGTCGCCGACACGGCGATCGGCAGCGTCGAGCGGATCGGCAGCTACATCCGCACCGGCCGGCTGGACCAGATGATGACCAAGCCGGTGCCCCTGCTCGTGCAGGTGTGCGCCGACCAGTTCACGCTGCGCCGGCTCGGGCGGCTGACCCAGGCCACCATCGTGTTCGGGTGGGCGTGCACCTACGTCGACTGGACCCCGGCGCGGGTCCTGGTGGCCGTGTCGATGCTGGTCAGCGGCGGGCTGGTCTTCTTCGGGCTCTTCGTCGGCTTCTCGTGCGTCCAGTTCTGGACGACGGACGCCACGGAGTTCGCCAACGCGTTCACCTACGGCGGCGCCACGGTGACGCAGTACCCGCTCAACATCTTCCCGCGCGAGGTGCTGGTCGGCCTGACGTTCGTGATCCCGGTCGCCTTCGTCAACTGGTACCCCTGCCTCTTCCTCCTCGGCCGCTCCGACCCGACCGGGATGCCCGAGGCGTTCCAGTTCGCCTCGCCGGTCGCGGGCGTGCTGACCATGGCCGCCGCCCTGCTCGTGTGGCGCTCCGGCGTCCGCCACTACACCTCCACGGGGAGCTGA
- a CDS encoding ABC transporter permease — MRGKPVLHVAVATRAFRRYSTYRAATLAGIFTNSVFGIIYSYAYLALWDANPTAGGYDAQDAVTYVWLGQALLMTIALWGGGTTDDLAERIRTGDVAIDLYRPVGLVGWYLASDLGRAAYHLLTRGLGPTVIGYVVFDIALPSSSLTALAFAVSLVLAVVVSFAIRFLVASTAFWLLDQSGVKVMSGAFAIFFSGMMLPLVLFPGWLGTLAQALPWASYVQVPADIWLGKHTGSDLVAALGFQVMWAVVLLAACQGVVRLATRKVVVQGG, encoded by the coding sequence GTGAGGGGGAAGCCGGTGCTGCACGTCGCCGTCGCGACCCGAGCGTTCCGCCGATACTCCACCTACCGGGCCGCGACGCTCGCGGGGATCTTCACCAACTCGGTCTTCGGGATCATCTACTCCTACGCCTACCTCGCCCTCTGGGACGCGAACCCGACCGCCGGTGGCTACGACGCCCAGGACGCGGTGACGTACGTCTGGCTCGGCCAGGCGCTGCTGATGACGATCGCACTGTGGGGCGGCGGCACCACCGACGACCTCGCGGAGCGGATCCGCACCGGTGACGTGGCGATCGACCTCTACCGGCCCGTCGGGCTGGTGGGGTGGTACCTCGCCAGCGACCTCGGCCGGGCGGCGTACCACCTCCTCACCCGGGGGCTCGGGCCCACGGTCATCGGCTACGTCGTCTTCGACATCGCCCTCCCCTCCTCCTCGCTGACCGCGCTGGCCTTCGCCGTGTCGCTGGTGCTCGCGGTCGTGGTGAGCTTCGCGATCCGGTTCCTGGTCGCCAGCACCGCCTTCTGGTTGCTGGACCAGTCGGGCGTGAAGGTGATGAGCGGGGCCTTCGCGATCTTCTTCAGCGGGATGATGCTGCCCCTGGTGCTGTTCCCCGGGTGGCTCGGCACGCTCGCGCAGGCGCTGCCGTGGGCGTCGTACGTCCAGGTGCCCGCGGACATCTGGCTCGGCAAGCACACCGGCTCCGACCTCGTGGCTGCCCTCGGGTTCCAGGTGATGTGGGCCGTCGTCCTGCTGGCCGCGTGCCAGGGCGTGGTGCGCCTGGCCACGCGCAAGGTGGTGGTCCAGGGTGGCTGA
- a CDS encoding CAP domain-containing protein, with protein sequence MQHSRPLSRLVGLGVVAAAVAAATAGVPTAAGATTWAVPRAASAVAADSSSDQLEDALMVRINQARAEHGLRKIWNFDVCTDQLAEQWGARIARTGVLEHRDQREVIRKCDNSWAGETLVRGTDLSPEAMVSLWLDSPGHREILLSPRAKRAGVAITRDAQGRTIGVVNLVRHG encoded by the coding sequence GTGCAGCACTCCCGCCCCCTCTCGCGCCTCGTCGGCCTCGGCGTCGTCGCCGCCGCCGTCGCCGCCGCGACCGCCGGTGTGCCCACCGCGGCCGGGGCCACCACGTGGGCCGTGCCCCGCGCCGCCTCCGCCGTCGCCGCCGACTCGAGCAGCGACCAGCTCGAGGACGCGCTGATGGTCCGGATCAACCAGGCGCGCGCCGAGCACGGACTGCGCAAGATCTGGAACTTCGACGTCTGCACCGACCAGCTCGCCGAGCAGTGGGGCGCCCGGATCGCCCGCACCGGGGTGCTGGAGCACCGCGACCAGCGCGAGGTCATCCGCAAGTGCGACAACTCCTGGGCCGGCGAGACGCTCGTCCGTGGCACGGACCTGAGCCCGGAGGCCATGGTCTCCCTGTGGCTCGACTCCCCCGGCCACCGGGAGATCCTGCTGAGCCCGCGCGCCAAGCGCGCCGGCGTCGCCATCACGCGTGACGCCCAGGGCCGCACGATCGGCGTGGTCAACCTCGTCCGCCACGGCTGA
- a CDS encoding YbhB/YbcL family Raf kinase inhibitor-like protein encodes MSIERPVAPNPYDYLPATDSFTVTSEDVTDGAPLKDDQVADRGNTSPQLSWSGAPDGTQSYVVTCFDPDAPTPSGFWHWSLVDIPADVTSLPAGAASGDLPGNAFHVRHDGGAAGFMGAAPPEGDHPHRYFFVVHAVKDATLGVDADASNAVVSFNLAFKTLGRAILHGTYQH; translated from the coding sequence ATGAGCATCGAGCGACCCGTGGCCCCCAATCCCTACGACTACCTGCCGGCGACCGACTCCTTCACCGTCACGAGCGAGGACGTCACCGACGGCGCACCGCTGAAGGACGACCAGGTGGCCGACCGCGGCAACACCTCACCGCAGCTCAGCTGGTCGGGGGCGCCTGATGGCACCCAGTCCTACGTGGTGACCTGCTTCGACCCGGACGCGCCCACCCCGAGCGGCTTCTGGCACTGGAGCCTGGTCGACATCCCGGCCGACGTGACCTCCCTGCCCGCCGGCGCGGCCTCGGGAGACCTGCCGGGCAACGCCTTCCACGTCCGCCACGACGGCGGTGCGGCGGGGTTCATGGGGGCGGCACCGCCGGAGGGCGACCACCCGCACCGCTACTTCTTCGTGGTGCACGCGGTGAAGGACGCCACGTTGGGCGTCGACGCGGACGCCTCCAACGCGGTGGTCTCCTTCAACCTGGCCTTCAAGACCCTGGGACGCGCGATCCTGCACGGCACCTACCAGCACTGA
- the cobA gene encoding uroporphyrinogen-III C-methyltransferase — protein MTDRGAAPHPYLAGLVLTGRKVVVVGGGHVAQRRVSGLLGAGADVTVVSLDVTPALEGLKGELTLVLREFTETDLDGAWYVVAATDDPAVNARVVAAADARHTFCVRADDALGGTAWTPAVGHHGTVTVGVLGNREPRKSASLRDDIVTALRDGHLTASDALDRSPGVVLVGGGPGEPELVTVAARHALATADVVVADRLAPRELLDELGPHVELIDVAKLPRGRSASQQTINEVIIDRARAGKRVVRFKGGDNFVFGRGYEELLACAAADVPVTVVPGLSSAIAVPARVGIPVTHRGVAHEFTVISGHLPPGHPDSLVAWDAVAGLRGTLVLLMAVDNAPAIAEALLAGGRDAATPVAVIVDGTMPTERTVLSTLGTLAADVAAHRVVPPAIIVVGEVVAVARPAHYGRG, from the coding sequence ATGACCGATCGCGGTGCCGCCCCCCATCCCTACCTGGCGGGGCTGGTGCTCACCGGTCGCAAGGTCGTGGTCGTGGGCGGCGGGCACGTCGCGCAGCGCCGCGTCTCGGGCCTGCTCGGCGCCGGCGCCGACGTCACGGTGGTCAGCCTCGACGTGACTCCGGCGCTGGAAGGACTCAAGGGCGAGCTGACGCTCGTGCTGCGCGAGTTCACCGAGACCGACCTGGACGGCGCCTGGTACGTCGTCGCCGCGACCGACGACCCCGCGGTCAACGCGCGCGTGGTCGCGGCCGCCGACGCCCGCCACACCTTCTGCGTCCGCGCCGACGACGCGCTCGGCGGCACTGCGTGGACCCCGGCCGTGGGCCACCACGGCACGGTGACCGTGGGGGTGCTCGGCAACCGCGAGCCGAGGAAGTCGGCCTCGCTGCGCGACGACATCGTCACCGCGCTGCGCGACGGGCACTTGACGGCGTCCGACGCGCTCGACCGGAGCCCTGGCGTCGTGCTCGTGGGTGGTGGACCGGGCGAGCCGGAGCTCGTCACGGTCGCGGCCCGCCACGCCCTCGCGACCGCCGACGTCGTGGTCGCCGACCGGCTGGCGCCACGTGAGCTCCTCGACGAGCTCGGGCCTCACGTCGAGCTGATCGACGTCGCCAAGCTGCCACGGGGTCGGTCCGCCTCGCAGCAGACGATCAACGAGGTCATCATCGACCGGGCGCGCGCCGGCAAGCGGGTGGTGCGGTTCAAGGGAGGCGACAACTTCGTCTTCGGCCGCGGCTACGAGGAGCTGCTGGCGTGCGCGGCCGCCGACGTACCCGTCACCGTCGTACCGGGGCTCAGCTCGGCCATCGCCGTCCCGGCGCGGGTCGGCATCCCGGTGACCCACCGCGGGGTCGCCCACGAGTTCACCGTCATCTCCGGGCACCTCCCGCCCGGCCATCCGGACTCGCTGGTGGCGTGGGACGCGGTCGCCGGCCTCCGGGGCACCCTCGTCCTGCTGATGGCGGTCGACAACGCGCCCGCGATCGCGGAGGCCCTGCTCGCCGGCGGGCGCGACGCGGCCACTCCCGTGGCCGTCATCGTGGACGGCACCATGCCGACCGAGCGCACGGTCCTGAGCACCCTCGGCACGCTGGCCGCGGACGTGGCCGCCCACCGCGTCGTCCCGCCCGCGATCATCGTGGTGGGCGAGGTCGTCGCCGTGGCGCGTCCGGCACACTACGGGCGTGGCTGA
- a CDS encoding TrmH family RNA methyltransferase: MVELDDPGDPRLADYRDLRDVELRKSLEAEHGLFLAEGEKVVRRAIEGGHEARSFLMAPRWLDGLADVLELSSAPCYVLSEALIEQVTGFHVHRGALASLRRRPLPPVDDVLAGARSVLVLEDLVDHTNVGAVFRSGAALGFDAVLLAPRCADPLYRRSIKVGMGAVFSTPWTRVPDWYDALPDLSRRGFTTVALTLGPDSLPIEEAVAGVDRLALVLGSEGHGLSSRWEASADRRAVIPMAAGIDSLNVAAASAVACYAAARR; this comes from the coding sequence ATCGTCGAGCTGGACGATCCCGGCGACCCGCGCCTGGCCGACTACCGCGACCTGCGCGACGTCGAGCTCCGCAAGAGCCTGGAGGCCGAGCACGGGCTCTTCCTGGCCGAGGGGGAGAAGGTGGTGCGCCGCGCGATCGAGGGCGGCCACGAGGCGCGGTCGTTCCTGATGGCGCCGCGGTGGCTCGACGGGCTCGCCGACGTGCTCGAACTCAGCTCCGCGCCCTGCTACGTGCTGTCCGAGGCGCTCATCGAGCAGGTCACCGGCTTCCACGTCCATCGCGGCGCGCTGGCGTCGCTGCGCCGGCGGCCCCTCCCGCCCGTGGACGACGTGCTCGCCGGGGCACGCTCGGTGCTGGTGCTCGAGGACCTGGTCGACCACACCAACGTCGGCGCGGTCTTCCGGTCCGGCGCCGCCCTGGGCTTCGACGCCGTGCTGCTCGCACCACGATGTGCGGACCCGCTCTACCGCCGCTCGATCAAGGTCGGCATGGGTGCGGTGTTCTCCACGCCGTGGACCCGGGTCCCCGACTGGTACGACGCCCTGCCGGACCTCTCCCGCCGCGGCTTCACGACGGTCGCGCTGACGCTCGGGCCCGACTCGCTGCCCATCGAGGAGGCCGTCGCCGGAGTCGACCGCCTCGCCCTCGTGCTGGGGTCGGAGGGGCACGGCCTGTCGTCGCGCTGGGAGGCCTCGGCCGACCGCCGTGCCGTGATCCCGATGGCGGCCGGCATCGACTCCCTCAACGTCGCGGCCGCCAGCGCCGTGGCCTGCTACGCCGCCGCCCGACGCTGA
- a CDS encoding DedA family protein has translation MEAVLDWVVLVMRTVGSPGVGLATALETVFPPVPSELVLPLAGYTASQGYYSVSAAIAWATAGSLVGALVLYWLGAAWGLERICALADRIPLMHAHDVRRAVAWFGRHGRTAVFVGRLVPGVRSLISIPAGIDRMPLLRFCVFTTAGSLVWNAALILAGYELGEQWHVVEGYVGPVSNVVYVLIGIALVFVAARRLRHRLG, from the coding sequence GTGGAGGCAGTGCTCGACTGGGTCGTGCTCGTCATGCGCACCGTCGGCTCCCCCGGGGTCGGCCTCGCCACCGCCCTCGAGACGGTGTTCCCGCCGGTGCCGAGCGAGCTGGTGCTGCCGCTCGCCGGCTACACCGCCAGCCAGGGCTACTACAGCGTCTCCGCCGCCATCGCCTGGGCGACGGCCGGCTCGTTGGTGGGGGCGCTCGTCCTCTACTGGCTCGGCGCGGCCTGGGGGCTGGAACGCATCTGCGCGCTGGCCGACCGGATCCCGCTGATGCACGCCCACGACGTCCGCCGGGCCGTGGCCTGGTTCGGCCGGCACGGGCGCACCGCGGTCTTCGTCGGACGGCTGGTGCCGGGCGTCCGCAGCCTCATCTCGATCCCCGCCGGCATCGACCGGATGCCGCTGCTGCGCTTCTGCGTCTTCACGACGGCGGGCAGCCTGGTCTGGAACGCGGCGCTGATCCTGGCCGGCTACGAGCTCGGTGAGCAGTGGCACGTCGTCGAGGGGTACGTCGGACCGGTCAGCAACGTCGTCTACGTGCTGATCGGCATCGCCCTGGTCTTCGTGGCCGCCCGACGGCTGCGGCACCGGCTGGGCTGA
- a CDS encoding TrmH family RNA methyltransferase, whose translation MHELRITRENARFQQWEALLTNRSKRHRNREFLVQGVRPITRAVEEGWTVRALLRADGAASTWSDGLWSTTDAERVLLSPELHARLSGREEGAELVAVVEMPDDGVARLEDSRRPHGPVVVFDRPTSPGNIGTLARSADAFGASALVVTGHAADPYDPQAVRASTGSLFALTVLRVPGPGPVVEHAHAHGYRIVGTDEVGGVLADADLGGRVVIVVGNETHGLSSGWRDACDEVVAIPMVGTASSLNAAVAGSIVLHESLRQRG comes from the coding sequence ATGCATGAGCTGCGCATCACGCGGGAGAACGCGCGCTTCCAGCAGTGGGAGGCGCTCCTGACCAACCGCTCCAAGCGCCACCGCAACCGCGAGTTCCTGGTGCAGGGCGTCCGCCCGATCACCCGGGCCGTCGAGGAGGGCTGGACCGTGCGCGCCCTGCTGCGCGCCGACGGCGCCGCCTCCACGTGGTCAGACGGCCTCTGGTCGACGACCGACGCCGAACGGGTGCTGCTCTCCCCCGAGCTGCACGCCCGGCTCAGCGGTCGCGAGGAGGGGGCCGAGCTGGTCGCGGTCGTCGAGATGCCCGACGACGGTGTCGCGCGCCTGGAGGACTCGCGACGGCCGCACGGTCCCGTCGTGGTCTTCGACCGCCCCACGAGCCCCGGCAACATCGGCACCCTGGCCCGCTCGGCGGACGCCTTCGGCGCCTCCGCGCTGGTCGTCACCGGCCACGCCGCCGACCCCTACGACCCGCAGGCGGTGCGCGCCAGCACCGGTTCGCTGTTCGCCCTGACGGTGCTGCGCGTGCCCGGCCCCGGCCCCGTCGTCGAGCACGCCCACGCCCACGGCTACCGCATCGTCGGCACCGACGAGGTGGGTGGCGTCCTGGCGGACGCCGACCTGGGGGGTCGGGTGGTGATCGTGGTCGGCAACGAGACCCACGGCCTGTCCTCGGGGTGGCGGGACGCGTGCGACGAGGTCGTCGCCATCCCGATGGTCGGCACCGCCTCGTCACTCAACGCCGCCGTGGCCGGCTCGATCGTGCTCCACGAGTCGCTGCGCCAGCGCGGCTGA